Sequence from the Sphingomonas koreensis genome:
CGGGTGAAAAGCAGGTTGAATGCGGTGGTGAGCAGGAAGCGGTCGGTGACCAGGCTGTTGCAGGCGTAGAAGGCAGCGTCGTCCAGCATCTTGAAGTAGCTGGTGCCGTGCGCTGCGCCGCCGGCATGGAAATGCCGTTCATCGATGGTGAAATAGATCCGCGCCTGCCCCGCGGACGGAATCTCCAGGCGCGAATCGAACAGCTGGTTGATCGGCGCCGCCGCGTAGAGCGATTCAAGCGCACGGTAATGCGCCTCGGCCCCGACCGGTTCAGGCGGCTGCGTCACGCGACTCCGTCCCCGCGAGCAGCGCGTAGAGCGCGTCTGCCGATCCGGCCCCGCGCAGCTTGGCGGTGAAGACGCGATCGCGCAGCCGTCGCGAGACCCGCGCCAGTGCCTTCAGATGCTCGCCCCCCGCATCGGGGGGAGAAAGCAGGGCGAAGACCAGATCGACCGGCAGATCATCGACCGAGGCGAAGTCGAGCGGCTTGTCGAGCCGGATGAACAACCCGCGCACGCCCGCAAGCCCGGCGATCTTGCCATGGGGAATGGCGATCCCGCCGCCAAAACCGGTCGAGCCGAGCTTCTCGCGCGCGGCCAGCCGCTCGGTCACCTCGGCGGCATCGAGGCCATAGGCCTTGGCCGCGGCCTCGCCGAGCAGCGCGAAGAGTTTCTTCTTGCTGCCCGCCGGGGTTCCCGAGCCCACGGCTTCGGGTTTCAACAGATCGCCCAGATCGTTCATCGTGCGGTGGTCAGGCGGCCCGGTTGGGCTCGACCCATCCGATCGTTCCGTCCGCGCGGCGATAGACCATGTTGTAATTGCCGGTGCCGCTGTTCTTGAACAGCAGCGCGTTGGTGTTGCGCAGATCGAGCATCATCACCGCGTCGGACACGCTGGCGTCGGGCACGTCAACCCGCGTCTCGGCGATCACGGGGGGCGCATCGACGACGTCTTCCTCTTCCTCGTCGAGCTGGAAGACGGTGTAGCCCGCGTCATAGGCGCCATCGAACGCCGCCTGGGCATGGCCGTTGTTGCGGTCCTTGAGGCGGCGGGTGTAGCGGCGCAGCTGCTTCTCGATCTTGTCGGCGGCGCCGTCAAAGGCGAGATGCGCTTCGGGCGCGGCATGCGAGCCCTTGAGCACCAGGCCCTGCATGACATGCGCAACGATGTCGCAGGTGAAGCCGTAGTCATGCGGCCCCTTGCCGAAGGTCACCTGAGCCGAAATTGCGCGGGAGAAATATTTGTCGGCGATACCC
This genomic interval carries:
- the hpf gene encoding ribosome hibernation-promoting factor, HPF/YfiA family, whose amino-acid sequence is MDIRVSGHRVDTGNAIRQHVEDRLQGIADKYFSRAISAQVTFGKGPHDYGFTCDIVAHVMQGLVLKGSHAAPEAHLAFDGAADKIEKQLRRYTRRLKDRNNGHAQAAFDGAYDAGYTVFQLDEEEEDVVDAPPVIAETRVDVPDASVSDAVMMLDLRNTNALLFKNSGTGNYNMVYRRADGTIGWVEPNRAA
- a CDS encoding PTS sugar transporter subunit IIA encodes the protein MNDLGDLLKPEAVGSGTPAGSKKKLFALLGEAAAKAYGLDAAEVTERLAAREKLGSTGFGGGIAIPHGKIAGLAGVRGLFIRLDKPLDFASVDDLPVDLVFALLSPPDAGGEHLKALARVSRRLRDRVFTAKLRGAGSADALYALLAGTESRDAAA
- a CDS encoding PaaI family thioesterase translates to MTQPPEPVGAEAHYRALESLYAAAPINQLFDSRLEIPSAGQARIYFTIDERHFHAGGAAHGTSYFKMLDDAAFYACNSLVTDRFLLTTAFNLLFTRPLGPGPVIAEGRWVSGQRRVFVAEARLIDADGEEAARGTGTFMKSRIPLAGLPGYRP